A window of the Butyricimonas virosa genome harbors these coding sequences:
- a CDS encoding aldose epimerase family protein, which translates to MELKEYILKNECLKIHVCNLGGIIKNIFVRDCRWKLVDVVLGFDTLEQYIDPEYRNNYPYFGALIGRYGNRIKGGEITIDNKTHVLNKNEKGNTLHGGTPGFDQRLWDVEQPDNEHLILHYTSPDGENGFPGTLDVTVRYSIANNVFRVIYEASCDQPTHVNLTQHPYFNLRPTDENIGNHELRLYTSHYLETTSDLIPTGTILSTDQKHAFDFNKPLFLALQEDGLDDCYTFGDPIEPQLMAELSHPKNGITVTILSDYPGLQVYTGKYINVANGKGGKHYGPYSGIALETQMLPDSPHHPCFPSTRLNPGERYLHKTIYSFNCISVEEDYEDETEG; encoded by the coding sequence ATGGAACTGAAAGAATATATTCTCAAGAATGAATGCCTTAAAATTCACGTATGTAATCTCGGCGGGATTATAAAAAACATATTTGTACGCGATTGCAGGTGGAAACTTGTTGACGTGGTTTTAGGATTTGATACCCTTGAACAATATATTGACCCGGAGTACCGGAATAATTACCCTTATTTCGGGGCGCTCATCGGACGCTATGGTAATCGCATCAAAGGCGGGGAAATCACGATTGACAACAAGACTCACGTGTTGAACAAGAATGAAAAAGGAAATACCCTCCACGGGGGAACGCCCGGATTCGATCAACGCCTTTGGGACGTGGAACAACCGGACAACGAACATCTCATTCTGCACTACACTAGCCCGGACGGGGAAAACGGTTTCCCCGGTACACTGGACGTCACGGTTCGTTATTCCATTGCAAACAACGTGTTCCGGGTGATTTACGAGGCTAGTTGCGATCAACCGACACACGTGAATCTCACGCAACACCCCTATTTCAATTTAAGGCCGACCGACGAGAATATCGGGAATCACGAACTACGGCTCTATACTTCTCACTATCTGGAAACAACTTCTGATTTAATCCCGACAGGAACTATCCTCTCAACAGACCAAAAACACGCTTTCGATTTCAACAAACCGCTTTTCCTCGCCTTGCAGGAAGACGGGTTGGATGATTGCTACACGTTCGGAGACCCGATAGAACCCCAACTCATGGCCGAGTTGTCCCACCCGAAAAACGGGATCACGGTTACCATCCTGTCGGATTACCCCGGCTTGCAGGTTTACACGGGTAAATACATCAACGTGGCCAACGGGAAAGGCGGAAAGCATTACGGTCCCTATTCGGGAATTGCCCTGGAGACACAAATGCTCCCGGACAGTCCCCACCATCCTTGCTTTCCTTCCACCCGTTTGAACCCGGGCGAACGGTACCTTCACAAAACGATCTACTCGTTCAACTGTATCAGCGTAGAAGAAGACTACGAGGACGAAACCGAGGGATAA
- a CDS encoding galactokinase — protein MDIGVLEKRFEEIYGTKVEHLYFAPGRVNLIGEHIDYNGGRVFPCALSFGTYLAVARRDDQKIAFASMNQTFQVECDQSIFENKPNEWVKYPLGVVKEFSDRGLDSWGFDILYFGDIPNGAGLSSSASIEVVTAFMLNDQLNVGLDVVELVKMSQRAENVFVGMNCGIMDQFAVGMGKKEHAIALDCGTLDYDLIPLNLNGYKLVITNSNKNHDLVTSEYNVRRSQCEQALVDINQELNVKHLCDLSEEELERVRNLISDETVYRRARHAVSENARVNEAIDVLQKGDLVRFGELMNASHRSLKEDYEVTGVEMDTLAEEGQKLPGVLGSRITGGGFGGCTVSLVKEDNVQEFIEKLAPVYHDKIGLNAEFYVADIGDGVRKIY, from the coding sequence ATGGATATAGGCGTGTTGGAAAAAAGATTTGAAGAGATTTACGGGACAAAGGTTGAACATCTGTACTTTGCTCCCGGGCGGGTAAATCTAATCGGGGAACATATTGATTATAACGGGGGACGGGTGTTCCCGTGTGCGTTGAGTTTCGGGACTTATTTGGCCGTGGCTCGTCGGGATGATCAGAAGATTGCTTTCGCCAGTATGAACCAAACTTTTCAAGTAGAATGTGATCAAAGTATTTTTGAGAATAAACCCAATGAATGGGTGAAATATCCTTTGGGTGTGGTGAAGGAGTTTTCGGATCGGGGGCTTGACTCGTGGGGTTTTGATATCCTGTATTTCGGGGATATTCCGAACGGGGCCGGGTTGTCCTCGTCAGCCTCGATAGAGGTTGTAACGGCGTTTATGCTGAACGATCAGTTGAATGTCGGGCTGGACGTGGTGGAGTTGGTGAAAATGTCACAACGGGCAGAGAATGTCTTCGTGGGCATGAATTGTGGGATTATGGATCAGTTTGCCGTGGGCATGGGAAAGAAGGAACACGCTATCGCGCTGGATTGTGGTACTTTGGATTATGATTTGATCCCGTTAAACCTTAATGGTTATAAATTGGTAATCACCAATTCAAATAAAAATCATGATCTGGTTACTTCCGAGTATAATGTGCGGCGGAGCCAGTGTGAACAGGCTTTAGTCGATATAAATCAGGAATTGAACGTGAAACATCTGTGTGATTTGAGCGAGGAAGAATTGGAGAGGGTGCGGAATCTGATTTCCGATGAAACCGTTTATCGTCGGGCTCGTCATGCCGTCTCGGAGAACGCTAGGGTAAATGAGGCCATTGACGTGTTGCAAAAGGGGGATTTGGTTCGTTTCGGGGAATTGATGAATGCGTCGCATCGCTCATTGAAGGAAGATTACGAGGTTACTGGTGTCGAGATGGATACGCTGGCGGAGGAAGGGCAGAAGTTGCCGGGCGTGCTGGGGTCTCGGATCACGGGGGGCGGTTTCGGTGGTTGCACCGTGAGCCTTGTGAAAGAAGACAACGTGCAGGAATTTATCGAGAAGTTGGCTCCCGTGTATCATGATAAAATTGGATTGAATGCCGAGTTTTACGTGGCGGACATTGGTGATGGTGTGAGGAAAATTTACTAA